GAATCTAACCGACTATTTAAGGTAGGAACAAATATGGCTAAATCTCGATTACATGACGATGCAGTGGTTGAAATGCTACGCAAAGATCCAACTCTCATCCCAATTTACCTACAGCAAGCCTTTGTACAGATTGATGAAGATGGCGGGCAAGCCGCATTTTTATTAGCTTTACGCCATATTATTGAAGCTCGAGGAGGGATGGCAGATATAGCCGAACAGTCCGGCTTATCCCGAGAAACTCTCTATCGAACATTATCCCCGACAGGAAACCCCACATTAAAAACACTACGCAGTATCATTAATGCAACTGGAATACCATTTTCTTCACTCGCGACGCTATCCTCCA
The Providencia alcalifaciens DNA segment above includes these coding regions:
- a CDS encoding addiction module antidote protein, whose protein sequence is MAKSRLHDDAVVEMLRKDPTLIPIYLQQAFVQIDEDGGQAAFLLALRHIIEARGGMADIAEQSGLSRETLYRTLSPTGNPTLKTLRSIINATGIPFSSLATLSST